In the Streptomyces cinnamoneus genome, AACTCCAGGTTGGAGCCCTTCGCCTGGACGCGGTAACCGACACCGCTGATCTCAAGAGCCTTGCTGTAGCCCTGGGTCACGCCGGTGATCATGTTCGCCACCAGCGTGCGGGACAGGCCGTGCAGGGCCTTGTTCTGACGCTCGTCGTTGGGACGCGAGACGACAAGGGTGCCGTCCTCGCCCTTAGCGATCTCGATGGGCGCGGAAACGGCGTGCGTGAGGGAGCCCTTGGGACCCTTCACGTGGACCGTACGGCCATCGATGGTGACGTCCACACCAGCGGGAACCTGGATGGGCAGCCGTCCAATACGCGACATTGGCTATTCCTCCGTTCCCGATTACCAGACGTAGGCGAGGACTTCCCCACCCACGCCCTTCTTGCTGGCCTGCTGGCCGGTCAGGAGACCGTGGGACGTGGAGATGATCGCCACGCCCAGGCCGCCGAGGACCTTCGGCAGGTTGGTGGACTTTGCGTAGACCCGCAGGCCCGGCTTCGAGATGCGCTTGATGCCGGCAATGGAACGCTCACGGTTCGGCCCGAACTTCAGGTCGATGACGAGCTTCTTGCCGACCTCGGCGTCC is a window encoding:
- the rplF gene encoding 50S ribosomal protein L6 — encoded protein: MSRIGRLPIQVPAGVDVTIDGRTVHVKGPKGSLTHAVSAPIEIAKGEDGTLVVSRPNDERQNKALHGLSRTLVANMITGVTQGYSKALEISGVGYRVQAKGSNLEFSLGYSHPILVEAPEGITFKVESPTKLSVEGIDKQKVGEVAANIRKLRKPDPYKAKGVKYAGEVIRRKVGKAGK
- the rpsH gene encoding 30S ribosomal protein S8, with the translated sequence MTMTDPIADMLTRLRNANSAYHDSVAMPHSKIKAHIAEILQQEGYIAGWKVEDAEVGKKLVIDLKFGPNRERSIAGIKRISKPGLRVYAKSTNLPKVLGGLGVAIISTSHGLLTGQQASKKGVGGEVLAYVW